The genomic interval CCCAATCTTTGAGCATAGCTTTAACGAATTCTAGATTATTAAAAAATTCTGAATATACAGAAAAAAATACAGTTGGAGATTTTAACATATTATTGGTTGCTTATTGTATGATTAATAGTATAGTAGTTAGTGTAGGGACATATTTATATGAAGATAAATTCAACAGTCTTAATATATTGTTGGTTGTTTTTTTGTCGAATTTGCAACTAATTAGAAAATACACTTTAGTGTCTTTTAGATTAAAAATAAATTATACTGGAATTTTAAATAGTAATATTTTTTTAATAATCGGTTATCTTATAGGTGTAATTGTATTTATATATACTAAGAAATGGGAAGTTGTTTATATCTTTGGAGAAATGATTAGTTTAATATCGATACTGAAAAGGTCCAATATATTAAGTGAATCATATAGAAAAACCATATTATTTAAAGAAACCTTTAAACATAGTAGTACGATATTAGTGGCTTCATTTTTAGGGACAGCTAGTTCATATATAGATAGATTAATATTATTTCCAATATTGGGAGGAAAGATTGTTACTGTTTACTATGTATCAAGTCTCTTAGGAAAAACTTTGTCACTATTGATTGGACCAATAAACAATGTATTACTAACTTATATATCAAAAATGAAAAAGATTGAAAAAAACTCTTTTGACTTTTTGGTAA from Cetobacterium somerae carries:
- a CDS encoding lipopolysaccharide biosynthesis protein, with protein sequence MFVNIIASFIPILFLQFILLPIIGRKYDEATYGLMLTIISLVTLSTQSLSIALTNSRLLKNSEYTEKNTVGDFNILLVAYCMINSIVVSVGTYLYEDKFNSLNILLVVFLSNLQLIRKYTLVSFRLKINYTGILNSNIFLIIGYLIGVIVFIYTKKWEVVYIFGEMISLISILKRSNILSESYRKTILFKETFKHSSTILVASFLGTASSYIDRLILFPILGGKIVTVYYVSSLLGKTLSLLIGPINNVLLTYISKMKKIEKNSFDFLVIFSAILGGISYFIIIVVSKPLLKILYPLYVNEAMKLIYITTLTSIILMLSNVINPIIMKFCDIKWQMWINIFNNFNYIVLSLLLVKYYGIYGFCFAALMSSILKFILMISIYKKRKEH